The Desulfuromonas sp. sequence CCAGGCCATGACCGTGTTCATCACGGGCGGCGACGGCAAGCTGGCAGGCCTGGCGATGCAGATCAGCGAACTGTGCTTCGAGTCCGTACCGGACCAGGCGATCGCGGTGGATGGCATAACTGTTGGTGGTGGCAACATCGGCGCCGGCGCGGAAGTAGTCGCGATGCACCTGCTGCACGAGATCGGGAGAATCGACCTGCACCTGGGCCGACCAGAGGCCGGTTGGCCGTTTCCCGGAACGGGCTGTCAGCTCCTGGCCGAGGCCACCATCGAGAAGTGTTGGATTCATAGTCTCAATCTTAGCAAACTTTGCCGGTCTGTTCACCCGAAAGCCTCAATATTGTTTTATGGTCAGGGCGCGGCCATCGATCGGTTGATTTTGTTTGCAAATTCCAGGAACGATCTTGATAATATGACGTCGATAAAGATTTCCCCGGAACGGTAACGCGCTTCGCCGAATATGAACGGAACCAGAACCAGATGTTGTCCCTCCCATATAGTTTATCCCTGAAGAAATTAAGCCGATCGCTTTTCCTGCTAAGCTCCCTGTTGCTTCTGCTTTCACAAAATACCTTGGCCAATCAGCCCACCGGTGATTTTTCATCCTGGCTCGAACTGCTCCGCAAGGATGCTCTGAACGCCGGCGTTTCGACAAAGACCTTGAATACGGCCCTGGCCACGCTTGAAGCCCCGGAGCCGAAGGTCATCGAGAGCTACCATAAACAGCCGGAGAGAAAGGCGACCCTGCAGGATTACGTGCGCAACCGGGTGACGCCGCTCCGCCTTGACGAAGGGCGGGTGATGATGCGGCGCTACGCGACCGTGCTCGAGCGGATCGAGAAACAGTACCGGGTGCAGAAACGCTTTCTCGTGGCGCTGTGGGGGATCGAGAGCAGTTACGGCCGTGCCGCAGGGCAGCGGCCGGTGATCCAGTCGCTGGCGACCCTGGCCTACAAAAAACGGCGCACCCATTACTTCCGCAAGGAATTGATCGAGGCGCTGAAAATCCTCGATGCCGGGCATGTGACCCTGGACGAGCTGAAAGGCTCCTGGGCCGGGGCGATGGGGCCGTTCCAGTTCATGCCGACCTCGTACACCCATTACGCCGTTGATGGCGACGGCGACGGCCGCATCGATATCTGGAGTTCGGTCCCCGATGCCCTGGCTTC is a genomic window containing:
- a CDS encoding lytic murein transglycosylase, producing MLSLPYSLSLKKLSRSLFLLSSLLLLLSQNTLANQPTGDFSSWLELLRKDALNAGVSTKTLNTALATLEAPEPKVIESYHKQPERKATLQDYVRNRVTPLRLDEGRVMMRRYATVLERIEKQYRVQKRFLVALWGIESSYGRAAGQRPVIQSLATLAYKKRRTHYFRKELIEALKILDAGHVTLDELKGSWAGAMGPFQFMPTSYTHYAVDGDGDGRIDIWSSVPDALASAANYLKMARWKYDQTWGRPVQLPDHFDKSLSGLKKRRPLSRWQELGVRRSNGAALPQRNLQSALIIPDGPAGPAYLVYANFKALRRWNKSNSFAVTVGTLADRF